AGGTGAGTTGTTTACTCACAGCCTGCCCACTCCCAGGACTGGGCAGGCTGCAAAATAGGAATTTATCTTCAGTGGGGAATGGTTTTAAGTACCTCAAGTCATCATGAGGGAAATATGATATCATGGGCACAGGCTCCCTGCACACATGGGGGTTTAGGGGCAGGTGTCTGAGACTCACCTGTGGACACCTCAATGCAGGGCACTTCTGAGGCCCCTCCTGGTGCTGAAACGATTGCTGGGCTTGGACTCACAGGCTGTGGGTTTCAAACCCGACTTAACCTTCCTACTGTCTGCGTGACCTTGGGAAAGGCACTTCCTCTTTCtggattcagtttcctcatttgcaaagtgGGGCCATGATATCACCTCTCTAACACTCCCTAAACACAAATGAAGACACTTCCCACTCCAAGcacacagaataaagaaaacaggatAGAAAAACACTTACGAAAACCAGAAGCTATTGggtcactttcttccttttttgtttatgtattctctatttttttctaccaCGTCATGGATTACCTTTGAATTAAAAATGAGTAATTAAAGGGGATGGAGTAGAGCTCATGTGAAAAACGCTGAGCTTGGCAAATTTCGGggcttcctctgtgccaggcagagtTGTTGAAGCTTTACACGCGTTACCTCAGGTTTTGTCCCAACAAGCCTGGAAGGGAAGCAGTGTAGCTCCCACTTCTTAGCTGTGGGTACTGAGTTCCCAGAGAAGTCAAAGGCTTCACTATCACGAGAGGCCACGGTGACGTGCCAGGAGCGGGTATACAAATGCACAACAGTATGATCAAGGTCATCCCTTCAACTCTGGAAGAAAGCAGAACCTTCTCCCTCTCATGCAACGTGACCATAGAGCCTAGAAGAAGAGCCTTTCCCAGCAGAGCGATACTCTACGAACCTGCTTCTGGGGGACCTGTTCTGAGTCAAGGTCaggttaatttattattaaataacagCCTGTGTCTAGCCAAAGGTTTCAGTGTCTGAAcctacttttaaaacatttgtttctgtATAAAAACATTGCTTGCTCATGGTGTTCTCTTCAGTAGCAACAGAATGCATTCTGTAAACAAAAATGCTAAtatactgtgattaaaaatatctcCTAATAGTGACTTAATATGCTtttctgaaaaaaaggaaaaaaagagcaagttaaatttttaaatgtcttgccATTTGTAAGCAAATTGCTTCTTTCAAAAGGCAAATGCTGATAAATGGTATTTTTGAAATCCTGGGGGTAGGTAGCCCACCTGTTCTCCCATGCTCCAGAGCCACCGTCTGTTGCCAATGTGTCTGCGCCCTGGTAACACAGCACCCCACCCCATGATGCCGCCCCACCCTGATACTGAAACTGAGGTTGATGGGGCAATGCTCTGAGCTGCCCAGGGGGATGGGACAGACAAGTCCCTTTGTGGCCTGGAAAACCCTCCTTAAAAGAGCCAACACCATTCTCAAGCTCACAGGTGTCTGCCTGTTGCTTGAGTCCCAGTCTGGCCACAGTGAGGGAAGTGAtgaaaatgagcagaggatcagGAGACAGCCTTCGCGGCTGGCACAGGCACAAACCACTGCATGAATCAGACCTGCACTGACTCCTGGAGCCAGGTACTGTTTGCCCTCCGTCTGAGGCTTTATCTGCCAGGGAGATGGGCAAGCAGCCAAGGGCCCTCTCAGGTGAGGGGTTGTACAGCCAGGCTGTGGCATGCTGCCACACCAGATGTCAACTGGTCTCTCAGAAGGAGCACTGGGCTGGGACTCAGGAGGCTGAGTGCCCAGAGGTGGCCCTAGCTGGGCTCCATGAGTCTGAGCAACTCACTCCCCTGTCCCTTCACCTCAGGCTCTTTGTCTGCAGAGTGAAGGCATGGGCAGCATAAGGAATTCTCACAAGGTGCTACAGGAGTCTCACagacatttgtttgtttaaaatatgtacatgtggggcttccctggtggcgcagtggttgagaatctgcctgccaatgcaggggacgcgggttcgagccctggtctgggaagatcccacatgccaaggagcaactaggcccgtgagccacaattactgagcctgcgcgtctggagcctgtgctccgcaacaagagaggccgcgatagtgagaggcccgcgcaccgcgatgaagagtggcccccacttgccacaactagagaaagccctcgcacagaaacgaagacccaacacagccataaataaataaataaataaagactttctctctctaaaaaaaaaaaaaaaatatgtacatgtgtatctaatgatttttcaaagtatttttttaaacataaaacctgTTCAACCATATGGCTATTAATATACTGAAGTGAATCTGTGTTTCTCGGTTGTTTTGGGGTAGACCTTCCTATCCTGTCACTTATGGGATTGCAAAATGAggtgttttaaaatgttacctaTTATATTCACTTCTCTGTACAACCAAAACAGGAAAAACTGGGTTCTGAGGTCTATCTAATACTGCATTAATCAAAACAACATTATTTTTCCTATCTTTATAAGTGAATATTATCTACTAGAACTTATACTTTTTATAACAAtatcatttaaattgttttatatattttatagttattatatataAGATTTCATTCCAAAAAAAGATTTGGCTAGTTTTCAAGTTTGAAAATCACCAATCCCTGATGACCTCTAAGTTCCCCTCTAGCTCTGACTTTCTACCAATCTCCAATTCTAAACCCTGAATAAATTCATGGGGTCTTAAAGTTGTCACTCCATATAAAATCTTGACGTTTCATGCCTTTGCTTTTATGCATGtggcttttttctttatataaccAGCTTTCTATCCCAATCCCATTCTTCAACACTTAGCTCAAGTGCAACCTCTTCTATGTAAAACACTTAACATGGCTCTTGGACctaagccttggtttcttcatctgcaaaatgagaaactGCCCTCAAATGGTGAGGTTTAAGTGAGctggtggtatatatatataaaacatttagcaaAATGCTGGCACGAGTTCAAGGAATGCTAATTATTATCACTATAGTCTTTATTACTATATTGTTACTATCATAGTGGAAAAAAAGACTTTGGAGTCATTAGAGATGCAATTCTACTAAACAGgtatgtgacctcaggcaaagaATTTGGCTTAGTATTCTCAACAGGGCAGTACTGCCTCCTAGTGGGTACCTggggaactgattttttttttgtttttttgtttttttttaatggtggtcACACTGGCCAGGGAGCTAACTGACTTtaggggaaggggacagagatACTCGATGTCTGGTACACAAAGAATTGCCCATGCCCACGGGTCTGAACCAACTACaggtagaaaatattaaaagtgccTGCATAAAGCCATTAAAGAAAGAATGATTAGATGGAATAAAGACATTGTCTAGAAGTAATTGAGTACTTTACCCTGTGCATTTgaactacatttttttctaattgttattCCCCTTCTATCAAAGGATATATACTATTTAATACTTAAACAGTGTTTAAGTGCCAGGAACTGTTTTAAGCACATTTCatgtattaattcacttaaacCTTCATAACAACCCCATGGGATAGGTACTTTTTAatttactcccctccccctaccccatgttgtgaggtttggtttttttgtttggtttttttggccttgcagcatgcgggatcttagttcccccgaccagggatccaaccgtgcatcctgcagtggaagtgtggagtcttttttttttaacttttatttgcatttattttttgcagcatttattcccgggccataagtttttgtttcttcaatttcttctgggatatctttttcttctgggcaACCTCCTCTTCTGGTTTAGGAACAACCTGTTCTTTTTCAGTAAGGATCATCTCAATGTGGCAGGGAGAGCTCATGTATGGGTTGATCCGACCATGAGCTCTATAAGTACTGTGCCGCATCTTGGGGGCTTTGTTCACCTGGATATGCTCAATGACCAGAGAATCTACATCTAAGCCCTTAAGTTCAGCATTACTCCCTGCACTTTTGAGCATGTGCAGTAAAAATTCAGCACTCTTTTTGGGCCACCGACCCTGCGTCCAGCCCCACTGTTTGGCCTGGGCACACCTACCAACTCCACCATTGTAACAACAGAATGGCACACATTGCTTCTTTAAGGTGACATCCTTCAGATACTTGGTGGCTTTTCGGATATGGATACCCTTAATGGCCTGGGCTGTTTCACGAGTGTTCTTAAAGTGAACACGAAGATTTGAACCTCTCAACTTGcatgattttgtggggttttctgggtCAAGTGAATAGCGAACCATTTTTAGAGGTCACCTCAGGCCGCTGACCGGAAaagaagtgtggagtcttaaccactggaccgccagggaagtcccgttgtgagtttattttttgacATTATAGTTTTAAGGCCCAGCTGATTTGTGAGAATACTGCACTTTCTAATTTCTCCAATTCAGCAGTCTATTTGTCTTGGCATGTTATCCCTACTTCAATTAAgcttatttctccctctctcctatcATATTCAAATAAGTCTGATCTATCATTACTTCCTGACTGTAGTTTTTATTCTGATGTCTATATGTGCCTTCACTCTTAATTTTCTTATAGGGCAAGTATGGAATAGCTTCAAGTGGGTTCAAGCATCTGACTTCTTATGTCTTCTAGCAGTCATGCCTAACATACAGAAATACATACTATTTTATaaactgctttccttttttatattatagttaaGGCTTCATCTTGCTTGTTTTTAAATAGTGTAGAAAATGGGTTTCACTTCAGAATAGTGAAGgatcatttcaaaaatttttttttacagaaagggGGCCCCAATCTGATAGGGTTGAGACCACTCTCCCTGTCTGAGCTTCTTGAGTAAATGAGAGAGAACCCCAACATCACAGAGTTGATAATGAGAAAAAGCACCATACGTGTGCTTAGCGCACAGTAATTCACTTTCAGCTCCCTTTTTGTCTGGTCTACATTTTCTCTCCCACACCTTGCTCAAGGGATAACCCCAACACCAGCAACCAGCTTGATGAATGAAGGAACAAAGCATTTTCTGGTGAAAGCAATCTCATCCAGCGGCTAGGTGACACCAAGGCAAGCACCCAGGGAATGCTAGTTTTCAATCCCGCTTCACAGCCTCTATACAGAACAGAACCAGAGCTGCCTTTCCCAGCAAGGTTAAGAGGCAAGAACAGGGATGTGCCTTGCTCCATATACGGGGAGGCCTGGGAGAACTGGGATagggaggagacagacagaccCACAGGACTATTGAGGGATCAGAAACAGATCTTAATCCTGACTGCtctttagaatcacctggggaacttttaaaGCATACAGATACCAAGCTCCCAGCTCAGACAAACTAAATCATAACCTCTGGGGGCTGGGCCCAGGTATTAGTTTTCAAAAGTTCCCCCATGTGATTCCAGCAAAGAGTGGAAAATACCAGACATACACAAAGAGTGATCAGTTTAATGCCCTCTGAGGTGTTTTTGTTATCCCCAactttacaaataagaaattaaGATGTGACTTGTCCCAGACACACAGCCAGAAGACGGAAATTTGAATACAGGCTGCGCTAATGTGAAAACCCATTTTTAAAGAGCCATCTAGCAGTTTTAATCCTTCATCTTATCCTTCCCACCTGCCTATCCCTGTGACTTCAGAAACCCCTTTCTTGAAATCTGCCCAGACCCCTTTTACCACAAATGTCCCTCTTGACCTTGGACCCCTCAAACCCACGCCCCTTCAACTCAAACTGGACAGTAGACTCAAAAGTAGGTAAGGACCAGGGTCAGTGGAAACACTCTTCGTATGCAATGGGGAATGCAAGAATGCACTGGGGGCGCTCTTGCTTGCCCAGCACCAAAATGCGTCAGTTTTGCTTAAAAGCCATTCCTTGAGTGCTTACTGCATACCAGTGTTAGCCTGCCACATAACAGCTAATGCTTACTGAGCAGTGCGTCACTCTGTGTTGAGTGCCATGTATGCATCACATCACTGTGTTCTCAAGATATTATCAGGAGgtaattattttctattgttaaccattttatggatgagaaaaatgGAAGTGTCAAAAATTATGCAGCTGGTCATTGAGCTGTAAGTGaggaagccaggattcaaaccctggctACTGGCTTCAAAGCCTGACGGCCTTAACATTACACTGCTCCCTGAACTAGCACTTCATTAGCTGTTGGGGCAATCCTTGTTTCAGCTCTGCCATGGTGCCCCTGCGTGACTTCGGGCAAATCCACCTTCTCATCTCTAAACATAGGACTGGGACTATGGACTCTAAGGCCACTTCCAGTTAAGTGGTCTTGCAACCTGGGTTACACCATTACAGCTCAATCACTCCTgggctgtgaccttggacaacttgTCCAGCCTTCTCTAGACTAGGATGAGTACATTCGCCTTATTACTGATacccttttaaattatttacttcctGTCACCTGCTGTCAAATCCAAAAAGTTGGCCCTGGTTCAGGAACCAATCTTGGATGATGCACTTAAAAAACCCTTCTTTCCATTCACCTCTATGAGAATCCAAATCATTTGAGGAAAGGAATGGAGTGTCTTCCAGGTCAATAGGCTGCAGCTGCTGGAGGCAATTCAATAGCTTTAATTACCAGGTCCACTGTCAAAATCTAATCACTTGAATGTACCTGCTTAACCAGTATTTTCTTCCTCCAGCAACTAAGAAATGCTGCATTAACAGACTCCTAACTTCAACCACCCAGTTTTTAAACCAGAGAAGGTGCGTTCATCTCTGCAACAGCCTTGTCTGGCCATGGAATTCTGCAGTGTTCTCCCTaagactccattaaaaaaaaaaaaaagggcttccctggtggcgcagtggttgagaatctgcctgctaatgcaggggacacgggttcgagccctggtctgggaagatcccacatgccaaggagcaactgggcccgtgagccacaattactgagcctgcgcatctggagcttgtgctcctcaacaagagaggccgtgatagtgagaggcccgcgcaccgcgatgaagagtggcccccgcttgccgcaactagagaaagcccttgcacagaaacgaagacccaacacagccaaaaataaataaataaataaataaataataaaaataaaggaattcctttaaaaaaaaaaaagtgtgcactTTTCTctataaagttgaaaaaattaaaaggcccCAAATGTAAGTTTGATGTTTACTGGTCTTCATATAAAATGCAATACTCATACCAATGTTGTTGACATAAGGGTGATGTCAAGACCAGGAGACCGGAGTTGCCATAGCAACTAGTCATAGCTTTGAAGCATGCCCATGACACAAGGTTAACAGCAGTGACATTTTAGTCATTAAGCATTAGTCATTAAATTAAGCCAGGTAGGCCTTTGCCAAGAAATATCTTGACTGCTTAACAGTTGTACTTGCCCAGATGATGACATGTATCATAAGTTTAAATAGTACATACACCTCAGATGTGCATGCTTCAGATGTGTAATAAGGAAAAAGCTGAGGTTAGCATTTTAGCTGTATAAATACTTGCTCATTACAGTATGCCTAACTttctagaaaacaaatttaacaaGTTACCTCTAGAAAGGAGGTAAGTCTTTTCCAGTGTCTGTACAATTTACTTTTACCATAAACATGACAGTCACTAAGTGGCGATAAAGTGGCATCTTACGATTgggttgtaaaataaaaatgcagtgaGCAGAAAACAAGGGCTGTGGAGCCAAGTATGGCCTCAGTGCTGAATACactacagatcttcctcaacttatgaCGGGGTTACATCTTGATAAAAGtcataaattgaaaatacaagtcaaaaccacatttaatacacctaacctacccaACATCACAGCTTAatctagcctaccttaaacgtgttcagaacacttacattagcctacagttgggcaaaatcatctaatgTAAAGTACTGAATCTCTCATGTAACATCACTGAATACAGAAACCGAAAAACAAAATGGTTTTATGAGTCCAGAATGCTTTTTAAGTGTATTGGTCGTTTACTCTCGTGATCACATAGCTGACTGGGAGCCACCGCTTCGCTTGCTGCCCCTGCACCGAGAAGAGTATGCGGCCGAACATCACTAGCCAGAGATCAAAATTCATAGTTTCTGCCTATTGCTTTTTCACCACCGTAGTCCAAAAAAATCACATGTCGAACCATCAGTAAGTCCAAGAGTGTTCGTACTTGTTTGGTAGGATGAAGAATGATGTTATGAGGAGCTTCTTTCTGCCCTCTGTTTAGCAGGGATACTCACCTCTCAAGTGATTAAGCATTGCATAAAAAGGACAGTGTTGGCAGAGCAGTACTCAAAAACAAAACTTCCTTTCCTGGAGGATATAGCTGGCCAGAGTGAGTAGGCATGGTGGGGCAGAGATGgggcaaaaaaaaattgtttttaaacttcctttCCTGACTACTACATCTGTTTTCACCTGAGCTTCCAGCACCCTAAAAGGCAGTTACTTTCTTAGCCCTCACAAACTATCAGTGTTCACCTACGCTATTTACAAAGTGGGCAACTTTTACTTCCAGCCTCACTTCTGGAAGCCAATTTCATTTCAAATGGACTGCTATACATTGCCAACTGAAGACCAACCAGGATTGCCAGTTCAGTGAATTTCCTGTCCCCATTAAACCCGACAGCTGGGACACATGAGCCAGCCTTTTCATTACAGCAGTAACACTCCCAACTTCTTGGCCTTCCTGCCAGTACTAAAGCTGGACAAATTATCCCACACTGCTTATATGGCAATAGGGCtgaaggaaagtaaaaaaatcattaaactgGAATTGGTGTAAATTCATGGTTCTAGAATCCTTTCACTTTTACCTCCAAACCCTACAGCAGTTGTGCACTCCTGCCCTCTTCTACTTTATGATTAAGGTACTCACACTTCTTCACCTCATTCTTCACATAGCCTTTATCTGCGAGCTCTGCCTTTAGTACACAGCCCCGCAGCTTACCATCTGACTCAATTCACTTGTTTTCCACTTCTAGGTAAGGGGCTTTTCAAAGCACTCTCAAGATTATTTGCCACCTCACTCAAGATCCAACAGCCTTTCTCCTAGGGTATTTAAAAGCCCTACAACCAACACCTCTTAACTTATCCTAATCTAAAACAGGGGTGAACTTACATTTAGTTCAAGGTCTCAACATCCTAATATTGAACACAGGTCAAATATTACCTATGTTTTGAGATACTGAGCTGGTGTTATGCCCTATCACTGTACCCCGTTCCCCATTAAATGCCCGTGTCATAGACTACCATGTGGGGAAGGTGTGACACAAAAAGGATTAAATGACAAATCAACAttccaatttgtatttatttgcaaAGCACTCTTATTGAAACTTAACATGGATGTTTTatctaaactaaaaataaattctcattaTAAAAAATTCTGGTGGCAGAGAGCCAGCTGGATTGGGTTAAAAGTACTAGCTGCCTAAGTTTAAAAGGATTTAGAAATTGTTTCCTGAGGGAGTTATTCTCTCAAAAATAACTTTCAGCTCTCAAAACTTACAATGTTTTATATACTGATCATTTCCATTCCTCTTTCCAAATGTTCAATACAAACAGCAACCTCCACCCCCCTCCAAGGCAGCATTCATTAAGCAGTTTTTCAGCAACTTTCCCCCTTGGCTCTGATTTGAGGTTTTGGGACTTAACAAAAAAATGACCTCTAAAGAATGCTAAGTTGTCCCcaaatgaaatctgaatgagttATGTACTGAAGCAAAAAATGCCAATTCACAAGTGAATAGGACTTcaaaaagagagggggaaagtCACCTATAGACTACTTTTCTGGAAGGTGTAATTTTGCTTtggaaataaagtgaaatattctCCATCTCAGGACCTCTCCAAATGAGACTATCAAGGAAGCCAAGTATCAATGTTTCCAGAGATTTTCACTTCAAGACCAAGTACATACATGTACTAACAGCTAAGGCACTAAATGGCCAGATTCTAAGACTTTagtaaaataatcatataatacAATGTTTTATGTATGTCAGAGAAGAACCAAGGAAAAACTAAGGGTGAGAAAAGTAATGTTCTACACACGTATTTCACGTATTAGTCTGGGAAACATTTTGGCTGTTGTCACATCTTCCATCCAGGTAGTTAGAGGAAGAACTGGGATACAAAATGATGAGAATACCGTATTATGAATTTCTGTAATTCCAATAAGCAAAAAGTTGTACAACAAAATTAAGCAGTTATACCAGGTTTATCAAAAGACAAGTTTTCAGTATCTCAAGTTTTCTATCTCTTCTAAAGTGTGCTGTATAAAGCTGAATTCGTTTGAAGTATCCAATGAATTTAAATAAAGTAGGATGAAGAGAACTTGTGTGGACATATAAAATTGAATGCAACACTATCAGAatgttttgataaaaatataCTCCAACCCAGTTTTTCTTCAGctactttaattataaaaatcttccatgttctcaaaaaaaaaaggaaaaccagaaggCAACAGTCTAGTACAAAAATATACAACTGGAAGACATTACCACCAACCAGGTCTGACAACTAAATCATGTTGGGgattctgaaaataaaagcacactAATACAAAGTACTAAACCAGTGGTTCTTATATAACCAGGGATGGAAAAATGAGTCAGTAGGCCTGGAAAAGTCCATTCCTGATAAAGAAGCACTGTAAGAATATAAACCATAACTCTACAATAAAAAGCAACCAGGACTTTCCATCCAGACATGGGTGAGTCTTAAAAGGTGGTGATGCCATCTACTGATCACATGATCTTTTAAGGAACTGTAAAAAGCATAGAAACAGTAGATAAAAGGTATCTAcatctcataaaattaaaatttctctggCTAATTTGTCTTTACCTTTCTGCTTAAGACATGGAGGTCAGAAGTAACCCACAATGAACTGAGAACCACAGAATATTAACTATTCTTGAAAGCATAAAAACCAACTATAATCCTTAGATATGTTCCTTAAATTATCACCAAGTATTAATAGTGACCTCTAGTGAACACCTGTAATCATTACACCACAAGTCAAACTTTGTGACTGCTTTCAGTATAATATTCAACTGAGCATGCAAGACAAAACTGGCCAACGGGACTTGTTAATTTCAGAAATTACAGTAGAGAACTTTTTAATAGCCAGAATGTAAGGTTTTAAcgatttctttcatatttttaaacaagcCATAAAATTGTGCTAGGGTTTCTGGTTAAAGTGATTGCAAATTTGGACCCTAAGGATAAATCCCAGAGGTTAATTTTATATCAGGTCTGTATTAGCCACTTTATAGCTATAATCCACTATCCTTTTTACAGAAACCCTTCCAATTTAAGACTCTGCAAGTTGTATACTGCCAAAAATGCCCATGTAGATTTATAAGAGCAGTGTAATATTGAGGTACCATATTACTTCCATGAATTCTTAGCTATCTTGCCTTGCTTGATCCTAACAAAGGTTTTAAGCTATGAAATGCCAGAAGACAAAAGGCCCAAAGCCCGAGCTCCCAGTAAATCAATAGGCAGTCTTAAAAGTATCTTCTGTAACAAGGCTCATACTTAACTCCACTGACACCAATTCTCCCCCTCTGACACCCAGGACTCTCCCTCCCTTGGTATGTGCATGAAGGGTAAAGAAGGACCACTGGAAATAATTTGTTTAGGATCTGTACCTTATAAAACATCCTTATAGATTAAGACAATGACTTATCTTTCATATTAAAGAAAGTCAGTACAGCATAATCCAAAACTATCTTTAAACAGCACATTTAAGGAAACTAAGCCAAAAGACTGTTGCATTATGATTTAATCTAATTGCacaaaaatttgaaattacaaCTCCTCTAGATTTCTAAGAGGAAGGTTATGCATGCCTCCATATTCAATTCTGCACTGTTACATTTGAACCATATAGTGAATTTCACATCATGATGGATCAATTTAGAATCCCCATGCAACAcctcaaattatataaaatggaagCAAGTTTTAAAAGCTTTGTGGAACGTTTTcatgctaaaatttttttaaaccagcaacTTTGGATTATAATGTATCAGGTGGctatactttaaaatgttggtCACTGAATATCATGGACTTTGAACTGGCTTCTACTCCTAAAAATGTTATCATCACTTAGGTGGACAACCAAAAATTCCCTTCACTTCAAAAGCCTCAAATTGTGTTTCTTACAGAGTAAGATTTGTGTAACC
This is a stretch of genomic DNA from Balaenoptera musculus isolate JJ_BM4_2016_0621 chromosome 11, mBalMus1.pri.v3, whole genome shotgun sequence. It encodes these proteins:
- the LOC118903800 gene encoding 60S ribosomal protein L17-like; its protein translation is MVRYSLDPENPTKSCKLRGSNLRVHFKNTRETAQAIKGIHIRKATKYLKDVTLKKQCVPFCCYNGGVGRCAQAKQWGWTQGRWPKKSAEFLLHMLKSAGSNAELKGLDVDSLVIEHIQVNKAPKMRHSTYRAHGRINPYMSSPCHIEMILTEKEQVVPKPEEEVAQKKKISQKKLKKQKLMARE